From a region of the Neobacillus niacini genome:
- a CDS encoding carbohydrate ABC transporter permease, with the protein MKGGGAKILRKKYRDPQHLHPVVNTIISVLLGILAVMCIFPFIYVIIISFTSEESIVRNGFQLFPKDWSIDAYHYLWGMKAQFFHSYGVTIFITIVGTIISVFMITFYAYAISRPQFKYRRFFTFLAFFTMLFSGGLVPTYIVVTQFLGLKNTIWALILPLAMNAFYIIIMRTFFLKSVSESILESARIDGASEWRIFFQIIFPLSLPGIATIALFSTLGYWNDWFTALLYIDEPNLVPLQSLLMKIEANLEFMRQNMDVAIMQQSLFDTIPQESAKMAMVVIATLPIAVSYPFFQKYFISGLTIGGVKE; encoded by the coding sequence ATGAAAGGGGGTGGGGCAAAGATTTTAAGGAAAAAGTATAGAGACCCTCAACACCTGCACCCAGTCGTAAATACCATTATTAGTGTATTACTAGGAATTTTAGCGGTCATGTGCATTTTTCCCTTTATCTATGTCATCATTATTTCGTTTACTAGTGAAGAGAGTATAGTGAGAAATGGTTTTCAATTGTTCCCGAAAGATTGGAGCATTGATGCTTACCATTATCTATGGGGAATGAAGGCGCAATTCTTCCACTCTTACGGTGTAACAATTTTTATTACGATTGTTGGCACAATTATTAGTGTATTTATGATAACGTTTTATGCTTATGCCATTTCAAGACCACAATTTAAGTATCGTAGATTTTTCACGTTTCTAGCATTTTTTACTATGCTTTTCAGTGGCGGTCTAGTACCTACTTACATTGTTGTCACCCAGTTTTTAGGTTTGAAAAATACCATTTGGGCATTGATTCTGCCCCTTGCAATGAATGCGTTTTATATTATCATTATGAGAACCTTCTTCTTAAAATCAGTATCTGAGTCGATTTTAGAATCAGCAAGGATTGATGGAGCAAGTGAATGGAGGATTTTCTTCCAAATTATCTTCCCGCTTTCCTTACCGGGAATTGCGACGATTGCCTTGTTTAGTACATTAGGTTATTGGAATGATTGGTTTACGGCGTTACTGTATATCGATGAACCCAATTTAGTACCTTTGCAATCACTACTCATGAAAATCGAAGCAAATCTTGAATTCATGAGGCAAAATATGGATGTAGCAATCATGCAGCAAAGCTTGTTTGATACGATTCCACAAGAGTCAGCTAAAATGGCCATGGTCGTCATCGCCACTTTACCAATTGCAGTTTCGTACCCGTTCTTCCAAAAGTACTTTATTAGCGGACTGACTATTGGCGGCGTTAAAGAATAA
- a CDS encoding ABC transporter permease → MKKILSDIYKNRIWLLMVLPGTIWLLLFSYLPMFGQVLAFKKFRIHPDGFFASVINSEWVGWENFEYLFSTSDAWIITRNTLVYNIIFIVVGLIAAVATAIMLSELVNKKLSKIYQTSILFPHFISWVIGSYFVFTFLSTDHGLLNHVLSWFHIDPISWYSESKYWPFILVFMALWKGVGYGSIVYLASIVGIDRAYYEAAMIDGASKWKQIKHVTLPMLKPLMIILTIMNIGRIFNSDFGLFYQVPRDSGALYSVTNVIDTFVYRGLMNLGDIGMSTAAGLYQSAVGFTLVIITNYIVRKVDEESALF, encoded by the coding sequence ATGAAAAAAATACTGAGTGATATTTATAAAAACCGAATCTGGCTGTTAATGGTTCTGCCTGGAACGATTTGGCTACTATTATTTTCTTATTTACCAATGTTTGGACAAGTTTTGGCTTTTAAGAAATTCAGAATTCACCCAGATGGTTTCTTTGCCAGTGTTATTAACAGTGAATGGGTTGGCTGGGAAAACTTCGAATATTTGTTTAGTACAAGTGATGCATGGATTATAACCAGAAATACCTTGGTATACAATATTATCTTTATTGTAGTGGGGTTAATTGCGGCTGTGGCAACGGCAATCATGCTTAGCGAGCTAGTGAATAAGAAGTTATCAAAAATCTATCAAACTTCCATCCTTTTTCCGCATTTTATCTCATGGGTTATCGGGAGCTACTTTGTCTTCACATTCTTAAGTACAGATCACGGCCTATTAAATCATGTTCTTAGCTGGTTCCATATCGATCCGATTTCATGGTATAGCGAGTCGAAGTATTGGCCGTTTATTCTAGTGTTTATGGCCCTATGGAAGGGTGTCGGTTACGGGAGTATCGTGTATTTAGCGTCCATCGTCGGGATTGATCGAGCATATTATGAAGCAGCCATGATTGATGGTGCCTCGAAGTGGAAGCAGATTAAGCATGTTACCCTGCCAATGCTGAAACCATTAATGATTATCCTTACAATTATGAATATTGGAAGAATATTCAACTCTGATTTTGGACTCTTTTATCAAGTGCCAAGAGATTCAGGGGCACTGTATTCAGTTACAAATGTTATCGATACATTTGTATACCGCGGCCTTATGAATTTGGGCGACATTGGTATGAGTACTGCAGCAGGTCTATATCAGTCAGCCGTTGGATTTACCCTTGTCATCATTACGAACTATATTGTAAGAAAAGTGGATGAGGAAAGTGCATTATTTTAG